TACCAGAAAAGTGAGTGTTTTAAGATCCATTTTAATATTCCCCTTTCAGTGATTTAGTCTTCGTGAACGTCGAATTCTTTGTCGAGTTTGTTCATGTTTTTGGCGTAGATGAAGATCAGGGCGACAAAGATATAAATGGACCCCTGCTGGGCAAACCAGAAGCCCAGTTTGTAACCACCCAACTTGATCCCGTTCAGGGCGTCGACCATAAAAATGCCGGCCCCGAATGAAACCGCAAACCAGATAACCAGACTGATAATGACCAGTCGCAGGTTTCTTTTCCAGTACTCTGCAGCGCTTTTCATCAATTTTTCCTCCTCAAGACTTTAACTTTGGAAATCCAAAATATACATTCAGGCGAGCAAACCTGGTGCGGCTTTGATATTTCGTACGCCGCGCCACGAGCTAACCCGCCGTTTCACGCACCCAAACTACCACAATGTATTACATTGCAGTATCGGGGTTCCCCT
The Pseudomonadota bacterium DNA segment above includes these coding regions:
- a CDS encoding DUF4212 domain-containing protein — encoded protein: MKSAAEYWKRNLRLVIISLVIWFAVSFGAGIFMVDALNGIKLGGYKLGFWFAQQGSIYIFVALIFIYAKNMNKLDKEFDVHED